The following proteins come from a genomic window of Actinomycetota bacterium:
- a CDS encoding electron transfer flavoprotein subunit beta/FixA family protein, with amino-acid sequence MEIIVCIKQVPETTKVQVDPKTGVLIRDGIDTKMNPYDLFAVETALRLREEHGGRVKTITMGPPQAEEIIKESFMMGADEGMVISDRKFAGADVLATAYTLSQGIRKFGDFDLIITGKQTTDGDTAQVGPEIAEYLNIPHIANVLRIIKVDSEDITVEMDMPETIEIAKVKFPCLISVEKDIFEPRLPSYKRKKATINKKIKMLCLNDMEDKNEKRYGLTGSPTQVERIFPPDENLDKEIWEGSGEELAEKITKKLKELKFI; translated from the coding sequence ATGGAAATTATAGTGTGCATCAAACAGGTGCCGGAAACCACAAAAGTTCAGGTCGATCCCAAAACCGGTGTGCTTATAAGAGATGGCATAGACACAAAAATGAATCCTTATGATTTATTTGCGGTTGAAACAGCTCTGCGGCTCAGAGAAGAACATGGCGGAAGAGTCAAAACCATAACAATGGGACCACCCCAGGCAGAGGAAATAATTAAAGAATCTTTTATGATGGGCGCAGACGAAGGCATGGTAATATCAGACAGGAAATTTGCAGGAGCTGATGTCCTTGCAACCGCCTACACTCTCTCACAGGGAATAAGAAAATTCGGCGATTTTGATCTGATAATAACCGGAAAACAGACAACGGATGGTGATACCGCACAGGTAGGCCCTGAGATTGCCGAATATTTGAACATCCCTCATATCGCTAATGTTTTAAGGATAATTAAAGTCGATTCAGAAGATATCACTGTTGAAATGGATATGCCTGAGACAATAGAAATCGCAAAAGTAAAATTTCCATGTCTTATTTCCGTAGAAAAGGATATTTTTGAACCAAGGCTTCCATCATACAAAAGAAAAAAGGCTACTATTAATAAAAAAATAAAAATGCTATGTCTTAATGATATGGAAGATAAAAATGAAAAAAGGTACGGACTTACCGGCTCCCCAACTCAGGTAGAGAGAATCTTTCCGCCAGATGAAAATCTTGACAAGGAAATATGGGAAGGTTCCGGGGAGGAACTTGCCGAAAAAATAACTAAAAAATTAAAAGAGCTTAAATTTATTTAA
- a CDS encoding NYN domain-containing protein: protein MRELVIIDGYNYLFSIFDNSHIKNNELEEMRDKFIGELAEYKNITGCDVIVVFDSYKYPKSEKSRSMHKGIEIIFSGSRKTADHIIEELSNTKKGYEKKIIVTSDNTAQTVVFKENIYRKSSREFEMELQHIKKDLSNKIRRINRQNAGSGFSSLEKRIGKNQMEEISRIAKNSIKEKSENKKNK, encoded by the coding sequence ATGAGAGAACTTGTAATAATCGATGGATATAATTATCTTTTCAGCATCTTTGATAATTCGCATATTAAAAATAATGAACTTGAAGAAATGAGAGATAAATTTATCGGGGAACTTGCTGAATATAAAAATATTACAGGTTGTGATGTAATTGTGGTTTTTGATTCATATAAATATCCAAAAAGTGAAAAAAGCAGAAGCATGCACAAGGGGATAGAGATTATTTTTTCAGGAAGCAGAAAAACCGCGGATCATATCATTGAAGAACTTTCCAACACAAAGAAAGGATATGAAAAGAAAATAATAGTAACTTCCGATAACACAGCTCAGACAGTTGTTTTTAAAGAGAATATTTATAGAAAGTCCTCAAGAGAATTTGAAATGGAGTTGCAGCATATAAAGAAAGATCTGAGCAATAAAATAAGAAGAATAAACAGACAAAACGCAGGCAGCGGTTTCTCGAGTCTTGAAAAGAGGATTGGGAAAAACCAGATGGAAGAGATTAGCAGGATAGCAAAAAATTCTATTAAGGAGAAATCTGAAAATAAAAAAAATAAATAA
- a CDS encoding Stp1/IreP family PP2C-type Ser/Thr phosphatase, producing the protein MEYYALSDIGKLRTSNEDSYHAESNLMIVADGMGGHNAGEIASRFAIKYFVEHFTNLLSCRNTKNNEKVHAEKPKNITKMISRNNNADKIQKMLIESIEYANSNIYKMGLENEDYSGMGTTFTGLFIENEKGYVIHVGDSRLYLFRDLELSLLTEDHTFVFELYKKGAITYEELFSHPQKNYLTGIIGENDITALECFKFELLKDDIIILCSDGLNSMVHDDLIKKILEKSKNKNSKEIAENLVKKAIKNGGNDNITVIALKN; encoded by the coding sequence ATGGAATATTATGCATTAAGCGATATCGGAAAACTTAGAACATCTAATGAAGACTCATACCATGCAGAAAGTAATTTAATGATTGTAGCTGACGGTATGGGCGGGCATAATGCGGGCGAAATCGCCAGCAGATTTGCAATAAAATACTTTGTTGAACATTTTACAAATCTTTTATCCTGCCGGAATACTAAAAATAATGAAAAAGTGCATGCAGAAAAACCCAAGAATATTACGAAAATGATTTCCAGGAACAACAATGCGGATAAAATTCAGAAAATGCTTATAGAAAGCATTGAATATGCAAACAGCAACATATATAAGATGGGTCTTGAAAATGAAGATTACAGCGGCATGGGCACTACTTTCACAGGTCTGTTTATTGAAAACGAAAAAGGTTATGTAATCCATGTGGGAGACAGCAGGCTTTATCTTTTCAGGGATTTGGAGCTGAGTCTTCTGACTGAAGACCACACATTCGTTTTTGAACTTTATAAAAAAGGAGCCATCACTTACGAAGAATTGTTTTCCCATCCCCAGAAAAATTACCTCACAGGAATAATAGGTGAAAATGATATAACTGCTCTTGAATGTTTTAAATTTGAACTCTTAAAAGATGATATCATCATCCTCTGTTCAGATGGTTTAAATTCAATGGTTCATGATGATTTGATAAAAAAAATTCTTGAAAAATCAAAAAACAAAAATTCAAAAGAGATTGCTGAAAACCTTGTAAAAAAAGCAATTAAAAATGGAGGCAACGACAATATCACTGTCATTGCCTTAAAAAATTAA
- a CDS encoding FAD-binding protein: MFESCLCNKIYKKIDEKDISFLNEMLGCERVFTGDNISEDFCHDELNTVRAYPEVLVDVLNTEEISKIMKYAYEKDIPVVVRGSGTGLVGSSVPIHGGIMINMTKMNKILELDYDNLTLTVEPGVLLMEISKYAEDNDFFYPPDPGEISATIGGNISTNAGGMRAVKYGVTRDYVLGLEIVLPNGDILELGGKVVKDSSGYSIQDLVCGSEGTLAIITKAILKLLPLPKKTVSLLVPFPNLEAAIGTVPKIIKAKIIPTAIEFMQREVIIAAEEYLGKKFPDNSADAYLLLTFDGNSKEEIEKDYNIVAEICLKEGAYDAYITDTSERKEAVWSARKTFLEAVKASTTEMDECDVVVPRNKVAEFINFTQGLQDEFEIRIRSFGHAGDGNLHIYILRDSLDEKTWKEKLEAVFNKMYRKAELLGGLVSGEHGIGYAKKEFLSRQYGEAYMNLMLNIKMAFDPKNILNPGKICQG; this comes from the coding sequence ATGTTTGAAAGTTGTTTATGCAATAAAATATATAAAAAAATAGACGAAAAAGATATCAGTTTTTTAAACGAAATGCTGGGCTGTGAAAGAGTATTCACCGGCGATAACATAAGTGAGGATTTCTGTCATGATGAGCTTAATACAGTAAGAGCTTATCCTGAGGTTCTTGTAGATGTACTCAACACCGAAGAGATATCAAAAATAATGAAATACGCTTACGAAAAGGATATTCCTGTAGTAGTAAGAGGCTCCGGTACAGGACTTGTCGGAAGTTCTGTACCTATCCACGGCGGGATCATGATTAATATGACCAAAATGAATAAAATACTTGAACTTGATTATGACAATCTTACTTTGACCGTGGAACCGGGAGTACTTTTGATGGAGATTTCAAAATATGCTGAAGACAATGACTTTTTTTATCCGCCGGATCCCGGAGAGATTTCCGCTACCATAGGCGGCAATATCAGCACTAATGCCGGAGGAATGCGGGCAGTTAAATACGGTGTAACAAGAGACTATGTCCTGGGACTTGAAATTGTACTGCCTAACGGAGACATATTGGAACTAGGAGGAAAAGTTGTAAAAGACAGTTCCGGATACAGCATCCAGGATCTTGTATGCGGCTCTGAAGGTACGCTGGCAATAATAACAAAAGCAATTCTTAAATTGCTGCCATTGCCTAAAAAAACTGTCAGTCTTCTTGTGCCTTTCCCCAACCTTGAAGCTGCAATAGGTACAGTCCCAAAAATAATAAAAGCAAAGATAATTCCGACTGCAATAGAGTTCATGCAGAGAGAAGTAATAATAGCGGCTGAAGAATATCTTGGGAAAAAATTCCCTGACAACAGTGCCGATGCATATCTGCTGCTCACATTTGATGGTAATTCAAAAGAAGAAATTGAAAAGGATTACAACATTGTTGCAGAAATTTGCCTTAAGGAAGGAGCTTATGACGCTTATATCACTGATACAAGCGAAAGAAAAGAGGCAGTCTGGTCTGCAAGAAAAACTTTTCTTGAAGCTGTTAAAGCTTCCACAACTGAAATGGATGAATGCGATGTTGTGGTTCCGAGAAACAAAGTTGCAGAATTTATCAATTTTACACAGGGCCTTCAAGATGAATTTGAAATCCGAATAAGAAGTTTCGGACATGCAGGAGATGGTAATCTGCATATCTATATTCTCAGGGATTCTCTTGATGAAAAGACCTGGAAGGAAAAACTGGAAGCAGTATTCAATAAAATGTACAGGAAAGCAGAGCTTCTGGGCGGACTTGTTTCAGGAGAACATGGGATAGGTTATGCAAAAAAAGAATTTCTCTCCCGGCAGTATGGTGAAGCATATATGAATCTCATGCTTAACATAAAAATGGCATTTGATCCCAAAAATATCTTAAATCCGGGAAAAATATGCCAGGGATAA
- a CDS encoding electron transfer flavoprotein subunit alpha: MGRLKINQEKINDESAEKLIKICPFNAIEYKNGILDINAACKMCKICIKKGPEGAIEFVEDDIREVDKNAWKGIVVYVDHVEGKIHPVTFELIGKARELAKKVNYPVYCIYLGYQILDSAQELLHYGVDEVFVYDYKELKHFRIEPYTTAFEDFIEKVRPSIILVGATTIGRSLAPRVAARFKTGLTADCTVLDIKENTDLVQIRPAFGGNIMAQIVTPNSRPQLATVRYKIMTAPERQEKSGGKITICSMDVNRFKSGIEVIKITKKPQEENISEAEIIVAVGRAIKTQKDMSLAYELAEVLDGNFAGTRPLVEAGWMEAKKQIGLSGRTVKPKLIITLGISGAVQFTAGMKSADYIFAINKDPNAAIFSVAHYGIIGDIYEVVPKLIENIKSAKGITDKIFAKYSAPASRN; encoded by the coding sequence ATGGGAAGACTTAAGATAAATCAAGAAAAAATTAATGACGAATCAGCAGAAAAACTGATCAAAATATGCCCTTTTAATGCGATAGAATACAAAAATGGCATATTGGACATAAATGCAGCTTGCAAAATGTGCAAGATATGCATAAAAAAAGGACCGGAAGGAGCAATTGAATTCGTTGAAGATGATATACGGGAAGTTGATAAAAATGCCTGGAAAGGCATTGTTGTATATGTCGATCATGTAGAAGGCAAGATACATCCTGTTACCTTTGAACTTATTGGAAAAGCAAGGGAGCTTGCAAAAAAGGTAAATTATCCTGTTTATTGCATATATCTGGGCTATCAGATTCTTGACAGCGCTCAGGAGCTTCTTCATTACGGAGTTGACGAAGTATTTGTTTACGACTACAAAGAACTTAAGCATTTCAGAATAGAGCCATATACAACTGCTTTTGAAGATTTTATAGAAAAAGTCAGACCATCAATTATACTTGTGGGAGCAACCACAATAGGAAGATCGCTTGCTCCAAGAGTTGCTGCAAGATTTAAAACCGGACTCACCGCAGACTGTACAGTTCTTGATATTAAAGAAAATACTGACCTTGTCCAGATAAGACCTGCTTTTGGAGGAAACATCATGGCACAGATAGTAACTCCCAACTCGCGCCCACAGCTTGCAACAGTCAGGTATAAGATTATGACTGCACCTGAAAGACAGGAAAAATCCGGGGGGAAAATAACCATCTGCAGTATGGATGTAAACAGATTCAAATCAGGAATTGAAGTAATAAAGATAACCAAAAAGCCTCAGGAAGAAAATATATCGGAAGCTGAGATAATAGTCGCTGTGGGAAGGGCAATAAAAACACAGAAAGACATGTCTCTTGCCTATGAGCTTGCTGAAGTCCTGGACGGTAATTTTGCGGGAACCAGGCCGCTTGTAGAAGCAGGTTGGATGGAGGCAAAAAAACAGATAGGGCTGAGCGGCAGAACGGTAAAGCCAAAACTCATAATAACACTCGGGATTTCGGGTGCTGTCCAGTTTACTGCCGGAATGAAAAGCGCTGATTATATATTTGCCATTAATAAGGATCCCAATGCAGCTATTTTCAGTGTTGCGCATTACGGTATAATAGGAGATATTTACGAAGTAGTTCCTAAGCTTATAGAAAATATAAAATCTGCAAAAGGCATAACAGATAAGATTTTTGCCAAATATTCTGCACCGGCTTCAAGAAACTAA
- the pknB gene encoding Stk1 family PASTA domain-containing Ser/Thr kinase: MIGTILAERYKIVKKLGSGGSADVYLADDIKLHRKVAIKILSHLYAGDRSFVARFKKEAQILARLSDPNIVSIFDWGQFDSSYFICMEYVEGSNLADIIEKQGIINPATTARYSIQICKALEVAHKNNLIHRDIKPQNIIVTADGTVKITDFGIAKSLLEDNTKTLNILGTSYYISPEQAQGKILSYSTDLYSLGIVIYEMLTADVPFRGENSIDISLKHINEKPLRPSVFVPEVPERMEKIVLKCLQKDPSKRYESAADLKSDLISFLKGEPLADEEKKENEASKQGNIIKKIGYFKFTSKGSEKNKDLSRDEKEEAVLQNSSQKKAGKMLIITWSTLLPVLAVFIVLSIWALINNNALKNREELVRVPCITNMRYIDAEKMLQSIGLEIKSENEEYNSIVPEGFIIDQIPSEGNDVMKDTEIKVSVSRGQEESSTVTLPNLIGINIEEARKILNDLGFENLEIKWESSDFFHKDVIIKHEPAHSKTAGFNEKIVLYVSSGMEMVLIPDLKGYDIMLALSTLESLGFEIITEKIPSSTLTPGVVIDTLPAPGTEVANSSLVRIYISTSEELLEVPDVIKLNLENAVSILESMGINYEIGYSEVMHSIQENTVLSQYPVSGSFISSSEKILVIVGK, from the coding sequence ATGATAGGAACAATTCTTGCTGAAAGATACAAAATAGTTAAAAAGCTGGGCAGCGGAGGCTCTGCTGATGTTTATCTCGCAGATGATATAAAACTGCACAGAAAAGTAGCTATCAAGATTTTATCTCATCTTTATGCAGGTGATAGAAGTTTCGTGGCAAGATTTAAAAAAGAAGCCCAGATCCTTGCAAGACTAAGTGACCCCAATATAGTTTCAATATTTGACTGGGGTCAGTTTGATAGTTCTTATTTCATATGTATGGAATATGTGGAAGGCTCAAACCTTGCAGACATCATAGAAAAACAAGGAATAATCAACCCTGCAACTACTGCCAGGTATTCCATACAGATATGCAAGGCGCTTGAAGTCGCACATAAAAATAATCTGATTCATAGAGATATAAAACCGCAGAATATTATTGTAACCGCAGACGGAACTGTAAAAATAACAGACTTCGGCATAGCAAAATCCCTTCTTGAAGACAATACTAAAACTTTAAATATTCTGGGAACATCATATTATATTTCCCCGGAACAGGCTCAGGGTAAAATTCTCAGCTACTCTACTGATCTTTATTCTCTTGGCATAGTCATCTATGAAATGCTTACAGCAGATGTCCCGTTCAGAGGAGAGAATTCAATAGATATAAGTTTAAAACATATAAATGAAAAACCTCTAAGGCCGTCAGTGTTTGTTCCGGAAGTACCGGAGAGAATGGAGAAAATCGTATTAAAATGTTTGCAGAAGGATCCGTCAAAACGGTATGAAAGCGCAGCTGACTTAAAATCTGATTTAATCAGTTTTCTTAAGGGAGAACCTCTGGCAGACGAAGAAAAAAAAGAAAATGAAGCATCAAAGCAGGGCAATATCATAAAGAAGATCGGATATTTCAAATTTACCTCAAAAGGCAGTGAAAAGAATAAAGATCTTTCACGTGATGAAAAAGAAGAGGCAGTCTTACAGAATTCTTCTCAAAAAAAGGCAGGAAAAATGCTTATAATTACATGGTCGACACTTTTGCCTGTTCTGGCAGTTTTTATTGTATTGTCTATATGGGCCTTAATAAATAATAATGCTTTAAAAAATCGTGAAGAGCTCGTCAGGGTCCCCTGTATCACAAATATGCGTTACATTGATGCTGAAAAAATGCTTCAGTCAATCGGACTTGAAATTAAATCAGAGAACGAAGAATATAACAGTATTGTTCCTGAAGGTTTTATCATAGATCAGATTCCGTCCGAAGGAAATGATGTTATGAAAGATACTGAAATAAAAGTCAGTGTCAGCAGAGGGCAGGAGGAATCCAGCACAGTGACACTGCCTAATCTTATTGGAATAAATATTGAAGAAGCGCGGAAAATTCTTAATGATCTCGGATTTGAAAATCTGGAAATAAAATGGGAATCTTCTGATTTTTTTCATAAAGATGTAATTATAAAACATGAACCTGCTCATTCAAAAACAGCTGGTTTTAACGAAAAAATAGTTCTTTATGTAAGCTCGGGTATGGAAATGGTTCTTATACCTGACTTGAAAGGATACGATATCATGCTGGCTTTATCCACGCTTGAATCCCTGGGTTTTGAAATAATTACCGAAAAAATACCTTCATCTACACTGACTCCGGGCGTAGTGATTGACACTCTGCCTGCTCCCGGAACAGAAGTTGCAAATAGCAGTCTTGTAAGAATTTACATCTCTACAAGCGAGGAGCTATTGGAAGTTCCCGATGTCATCAAGCTTAATCTTGAAAATGCAGTTTCCATCCTGGAGAGCATGGGCATTAATTATGAAATCGGATATTCTGAAGTAATGCACAGCATTCAGGAAAATACAGTTTTATCCCAGTATCCTGTAAGCGGCAGTTTTATTTCTTCATCGGAAAAAATACTTGTGATTGTAGGAAAATGA